A single genomic interval of uncultured Cohaesibacter sp. harbors:
- a CDS encoding SDR family oxidoreductase, with protein MYNPFSVEGRIAIVTGGLGQIGTQISTTLAQAGAKVAIYSRRPFSAEQIAEKFPGLEENIKVYEASVTDKDALEAATDQLIKDWGVPDILVNNAGIDSKPDGDADQNAPFEVYPKKYWDDIIETNLTGVMLTSQVVGSKMAEAGKGSIINIGSMYGMVSPNQALYAYREERDGKPFIKAISYAASKSGLINMTRYLATYWAKKGVRVNLVTYGGVKTGSFDKEFIDAFLERVPMGRQADIGEFSPIIHFLGSEASSYMTGANLVLDGGFTSW; from the coding sequence ATGTATAATCCGTTTTCCGTTGAAGGACGCATCGCAATCGTCACAGGTGGTCTGGGCCAGATCGGCACCCAGATTTCGACCACCCTCGCACAGGCTGGGGCAAAAGTGGCGATCTATTCCCGTCGTCCTTTCTCCGCTGAGCAGATCGCCGAGAAATTCCCTGGCCTTGAAGAGAATATCAAGGTCTATGAAGCCAGCGTCACCGACAAGGATGCTCTGGAAGCTGCCACCGATCAATTGATCAAGGATTGGGGTGTACCCGATATCCTCGTCAACAATGCTGGCATCGATTCCAAACCAGATGGCGATGCAGACCAGAACGCGCCGTTTGAAGTCTATCCAAAGAAATACTGGGACGACATCATCGAGACCAACCTGACCGGTGTCATGCTGACCTCTCAGGTCGTCGGCTCCAAGATGGCCGAAGCAGGGAAGGGGTCCATCATCAATATCGGCTCGATGTATGGCATGGTGTCTCCCAATCAGGCACTCTATGCCTATCGTGAAGAACGCGATGGCAAACCTTTCATCAAGGCCATCTCCTATGCTGCCTCCAAGTCGGGCCTCATCAACATGACACGCTATCTTGCCACCTACTGGGCCAAGAAAGGCGTTCGCGTCAATCTGGTCACTTATGGCGGCGTGAAGACCGGTTCCTTCGACAAGGAATTCATCGATGCCTTCCTCGAGCGCGTTCCTATGGGCCGTCAGGCCGATATCGGCGAATTCAGCCCGATCATCCATTTCCTCGGTTCCGAGGCTTCATCCTATATGACCGGCGCCAACCTAGTTTTGGATGGCGGCTTCACCAGTTGGTAA
- a CDS encoding fucose isomerase, producing the protein MTRIALVVSGDLRESANTTCWPAQKAMEETLTAVLAKMGHEVWRAHPIKPEGHGFISSQREGMDVFAGIDPDMPLIVAESVWQYSHHVLPGLLSHRGPILTLANWSGQYPGLVGLLNLNGSLTKAGVAYSTLWSRDFDDDFFLEGLKSWLDTGKIDHDQSHVKNFDPAAVDAKTSNLAQQIANEWRQKKLIMGVFDEGCMGMYNAIIPDELLMSMGIFKERLSQSALYFAATQVPLEEGRAAYQWMVDKGMTFHFGSDPKTELTEGQVIDQCRMYIAAVRLADQFGCAAIGIQYQQGLKDLWPASDLVEGMLNNSERPPVARADGSIIRDGQPIVHFNEVDECAALDALMINRAHTELNQPVETTLHDIRWGDVDESGTVDDFVWVFEISGAAPAAHHPGGWAGSESYRQPAMFFPAGGGTLKGYAKPGAIVWSRVFVEGGALHMDIGRGTAHELPESECERRSKATDYPWPIMNATLSGIDRDLMMGRHKANHIQVAYVDDEDAARQVIALRSALANDLGIKVCHCGDI; encoded by the coding sequence ATGACGCGTATTGCACTGGTTGTAAGCGGGGATCTGCGCGAAAGCGCAAATACCACCTGTTGGCCTGCCCAGAAAGCAATGGAGGAGACACTGACCGCAGTTTTGGCCAAGATGGGCCATGAAGTCTGGCGCGCGCACCCGATAAAACCCGAAGGGCACGGCTTCATTTCATCCCAGCGCGAGGGCATGGATGTCTTTGCCGGGATAGACCCTGATATGCCCCTGATCGTTGCAGAATCCGTTTGGCAATATAGTCATCATGTGCTGCCAGGCTTGCTGTCCCATCGCGGGCCGATCCTTACCCTTGCCAACTGGTCAGGGCAATATCCGGGCCTTGTCGGCTTGCTGAACCTCAATGGATCGCTAACAAAGGCTGGCGTTGCCTATTCCACGCTCTGGAGCCGTGACTTTGATGATGACTTCTTCCTTGAAGGCCTCAAGAGCTGGCTGGATACTGGCAAGATCGACCATGACCAGTCTCATGTGAAGAATTTTGATCCGGCGGCGGTCGATGCCAAGACCTCCAATCTCGCCCAGCAAATCGCCAATGAATGGCGCCAGAAAAAACTGATCATGGGTGTGTTCGATGAGGGATGCATGGGCATGTATAATGCGATCATCCCCGATGAACTGCTGATGTCCATGGGCATTTTCAAAGAGCGCCTGTCTCAATCCGCGCTCTATTTTGCTGCAACTCAGGTTCCTCTGGAAGAAGGGCGTGCGGCCTATCAATGGATGGTCGATAAAGGCATGACCTTCCATTTCGGCTCAGATCCCAAAACCGAGCTGACTGAAGGGCAGGTGATTGACCAGTGCCGGATGTATATCGCAGCAGTCCGTCTTGCCGACCAGTTCGGCTGCGCAGCCATTGGTATTCAATATCAGCAGGGCCTCAAGGATCTCTGGCCGGCCTCCGACCTTGTTGAAGGCATGCTCAACAACTCCGAACGCCCACCCGTTGCGCGCGCAGACGGCAGCATCATCCGTGACGGACAGCCAATCGTACATTTCAACGAAGTAGACGAATGTGCCGCGCTCGACGCCCTGATGATCAACCGGGCGCACACAGAGCTGAACCAGCCGGTCGAGACCACCTTGCACGATATTCGCTGGGGTGACGTTGATGAATCCGGCACCGTCGATGATTTCGTCTGGGTCTTCGAGATTTCCGGAGCAGCTCCAGCAGCGCATCATCCGGGAGGATGGGCCGGATCAGAGAGCTATCGCCAGCCTGCCATGTTCTTCCCGGCTGGGGGCGGAACACTGAAGGGCTATGCCAAACCGGGCGCCATCGTCTGGAGCCGCGTATTCGTTGAAGGGGGAGCTCTTCATATGGATATCGGACGCGGTACCGCGCATGAACTGCCCGAAAGCGAATGCGAACGGCGCAGCAAGGCAACCGACTATCCATGGCCGATCATGAATGCGACCCTTAGCGGAATTGATCGAGATCTGATGATGGGCCGACACAAGGCAAACCACATTCAGGTAGCCTATGTCGATGACGAAGATGCTGCACGTCAAGTCATTGCTCTGCGCTCGGCTCTTGCTAATGACCTTGGCATCAAAGTCTGCCATTGCGGAGATATCTAA
- a CDS encoding site-specific integrase, with protein sequence MHGKRRELGLGSFTLVTVAEARDKAFDKKRSVYHGGDPLADKQAKKGTITFSDAVVKYLAAKEKEFRNDKHKKQWRSTLESYAVPVMGKMDVKSIRLPDVLRVLEPIWEEKTETASRLRGRIESVLSWATVAGYREGENPARWKGNLSEILPKPSKVAKTGNQPAIALADIPAWWDALNQRQGMAASALQFLSLTLARSGEVRGATWDEIDLKAKEGPVWTIPATRMKAAKEHRVPLPDAAVKLLKSLPTMENSPYVFFAPKGGQMSDMSLSAVMRRMHQAETEKGNTGWLDPRSKRPAVPHGLRSSFRDWTAERGYERDLAEISLAHKVGSEVERAYRRSDMLERRRLMLEAWAQALKGVEHQETVVRFTRNE encoded by the coding sequence ATTCACGGCAAACGGCGTGAATTAGGGTTAGGCAGTTTCACTTTGGTCACTGTGGCAGAAGCGCGGGACAAGGCCTTCGATAAGAAGAGAAGTGTCTATCACGGAGGCGATCCCCTTGCTGACAAACAGGCCAAGAAAGGCACGATCACCTTCTCTGATGCCGTGGTCAAATATCTCGCAGCCAAAGAGAAGGAATTCCGCAACGACAAGCACAAAAAGCAATGGCGCTCTACTCTGGAAAGCTATGCTGTTCCGGTTATGGGCAAGATGGATGTCAAATCCATACGCTTGCCCGATGTGCTCCGTGTACTTGAACCGATTTGGGAAGAAAAGACAGAAACTGCCTCTCGTCTTCGCGGACGCATTGAAAGCGTTTTGTCTTGGGCCACTGTTGCCGGGTATCGCGAGGGCGAAAATCCCGCACGCTGGAAAGGCAATCTATCCGAGATCCTGCCCAAGCCCTCAAAGGTGGCAAAGACCGGCAATCAGCCAGCCATTGCCTTGGCTGACATTCCCGCATGGTGGGACGCACTCAATCAACGACAAGGCATGGCAGCCTCAGCCCTTCAGTTTCTCTCTTTGACGCTTGCACGGTCTGGCGAGGTCAGAGGCGCAACTTGGGATGAGATTGATCTCAAGGCCAAAGAAGGCCCTGTCTGGACCATTCCAGCAACCCGCATGAAAGCAGCTAAGGAGCATCGCGTGCCTCTCCCTGATGCTGCGGTAAAACTTCTCAAGAGCTTACCGACGATGGAGAATTCCCCTTATGTCTTCTTTGCGCCGAAAGGTGGTCAAATGTCGGACATGTCGCTTTCAGCCGTCATGCGTCGCATGCACCAAGCAGAGACAGAGAAGGGCAATACAGGTTGGCTTGATCCACGTTCAAAACGTCCAGCAGTCCCCCATGGTTTGCGTTCCAGCTTCAGAGACTGGACAGCAGAAAGAGGCTATGAGCGCGACTTGGCAGAGATCAGCCTTGCCCACAAAGTTGGCTCAGAGGTCGAGCGCGCTTATCGCCGCTCGGATATGCTCGAGCGCCGCAGACTGATGCTTGAGGCATGGGCGCAGGCCCTTAAGGGCGTTGAACACCAAGAAACCGTTGTGCGCTTCACTCGAAACGAGTGA
- a CDS encoding AlpA family transcriptional regulator yields MTETFLRLPQVELRVGLRRSAIYQAMKENRFPKPVKLGIRAVAWAESEILSWQQAQIAKRDETALSRKG; encoded by the coding sequence ATGACTGAGACATTCCTGAGACTACCACAAGTGGAGCTCCGGGTCGGGCTTCGTCGCAGTGCCATCTATCAGGCCATGAAAGAAAACCGGTTTCCCAAACCGGTCAAGCTGGGCATAAGAGCCGTAGCCTGGGCGGAAAGCGAGATCCTCTCCTGGCAACAGGCTCAGATCGCAAAGCGCGATGAAACTGCCCTTAGCAGGAAGGGATAG
- a CDS encoding Tn3 family transposase — MAFLARIFQFELHNALQSGDIWLAYSRRYLEITTALVPIEAVSSSARLAVPLDADEWLDTRSQALENSMLQIATTNQAGVLAGGSIVDGKLQVERLEKSVPDEAAAFVFKLYGHMPSARITDILLEVDEKHNFTDAFTDLRTGIACNDRIGVRTVLLADGVNLGLCKMADACDTHIFWELLRIGKWYVREETVARALATIVEGQSELPMARLWGDGTTSTSDGQHFPARSTGEALNVENARYGNLAGLSTYSHISDQYSPFATQVIPATPHEAPYILDGLRQNDTGKQIWDLPNKRLIHDKTVWHWRCEKLVALNARSSCWTG, encoded by the coding sequence ATGGCTTTTCTTGCGCGTATTTTTCAGTTTGAACTCCACAACGCCTTGCAGTCGGGTGATATTTGGCTTGCCTACAGCAGACGCTATCTGGAAATCACCACCGCTCTGGTGCCAATAGAGGCCGTGTCGAGTAGCGCCCGCCTTGCAGTTCCTCTCGATGCGGACGAGTGGCTGGACACGCGCAGCCAAGCCCTGGAAAACAGCATGCTGCAAATTGCTACCACCAATCAGGCCGGCGTTCTCGCCGGTGGATCAATTGTCGATGGCAAACTTCAAGTCGAACGTCTTGAAAAATCCGTTCCAGATGAAGCCGCAGCCTTTGTTTTCAAGCTCTATGGGCACATGCCATCCGCGCGGATCACCGATATCCTGCTTGAGGTTGACGAAAAGCACAACTTCACCGATGCCTTTACTGATCTTCGCACCGGCATAGCCTGCAATGACCGGATCGGCGTACGCACCGTTTTGCTCGCCGACGGTGTCAATCTTGGGCTTTGCAAGATGGCAGACGCCTGTGACACGCACATCTTCTGGGAATTGCTGCGGATCGGAAAATGGTATGTGCGAGAGGAAACCGTTGCGCGGGCACTTGCCACAATTGTCGAGGGTCAATCCGAACTGCCGATGGCGCGGCTTTGGGGTGACGGGACAACATCAACTTCCGATGGTCAGCACTTCCCGGCAAGATCGACCGGCGAGGCATTGAACGTTGAAAATGCACGGTATGGCAACTTAGCAGGGCTATCAACCTACAGCCATATCTCCGATCAATATTCGCCGTTCGCGACGCAGGTCATTCCGGCGACGCCCCACGAAGCACCCTATATCCTGGACGGGCTTCGGCAAAACGATACCGGAAAGCAAATCTGGGATTTGCCGAACAAGCGGCTTATCCATGACAAAACAGTCTGGCACTGGCGTTGCGAGAAGTTGGTCGCCTTGAATGCTAGATCTTCATGCTGGACTGGTTAG
- a CDS encoding septal ring lytic transglycosylase RlpA family protein, producing the protein MVLTLLGVAGIALSGCSGSSKSKVDPKYGVSASERVATKKGDFRKGGGSYKIGKPYKVAGRTYVPKHQPSYNKTGKASWYGDDFHGRLTANGEIFDMHSLTGAHPTLPLPSYVRVTNLKNGKSTLVRVNDRGPYAHNRIIDLSKRVAQKLDFINDGITNVRVQYVGRARMDGHDTAFLENSFRDKGQPIGNDRNNLPTDSGASGSEAPVMMASASVPKSKPQRQSSNFLLAHLPQLGAPDATAFASSPSPVDLAQAPTSGWAPVDLVGDGYFPPEGMGNVAAPLELASMAPVQLNYAPDTSRRVEAGYQAIDSLMAGDKQSNLSAALQRKAQSITHTPDIASQKSMKHLGTFTQSYGMRLAEEFALLAAVDISDEPDGSVSLEISKLKPGVKWNDIAALRHRLGLS; encoded by the coding sequence ATGGTTCTGACGCTTCTAGGCGTAGCAGGCATCGCGCTTTCGGGCTGCTCAGGGTCGAGTAAAAGCAAAGTTGATCCCAAATACGGTGTTTCTGCCAGCGAGCGCGTCGCGACGAAAAAGGGCGATTTCCGCAAGGGTGGCGGCTCTTACAAGATCGGCAAACCTTACAAGGTGGCCGGCAGAACCTATGTACCCAAGCATCAGCCCTCATATAACAAAACAGGCAAGGCCTCCTGGTATGGTGACGATTTCCATGGCCGGTTGACGGCCAATGGTGAGATTTTTGATATGCACTCCCTGACGGGGGCGCATCCTACTTTGCCACTGCCTTCTTATGTGCGGGTCACAAACCTCAAGAACGGTAAGTCGACTCTGGTCCGCGTCAACGACCGTGGCCCTTATGCTCATAACCGCATCATAGATTTGTCCAAGCGCGTGGCACAGAAGCTTGATTTCATCAATGATGGCATCACGAATGTCCGCGTACAATATGTGGGCAGGGCACGCATGGATGGTCACGACACCGCATTTCTGGAGAATTCCTTTAGGGATAAAGGCCAGCCAATAGGCAATGACCGCAATAACCTGCCAACAGATAGTGGCGCGTCTGGCTCTGAGGCACCAGTGATGATGGCGTCTGCATCGGTGCCCAAATCGAAGCCGCAAAGACAGTCTTCCAACTTCCTGCTGGCTCACCTGCCACAATTGGGTGCGCCGGACGCCACAGCCTTTGCATCGAGCCCAAGCCCGGTTGATCTTGCCCAGGCACCAACGTCTGGCTGGGCTCCGGTGGATCTGGTAGGGGATGGCTATTTCCCACCAGAAGGCATGGGCAATGTTGCAGCACCTCTGGAACTGGCGAGCATGGCTCCCGTACAATTGAACTATGCGCCAGACACTTCTCGGCGCGTTGAAGCAGGGTATCAAGCCATCGACAGTCTCATGGCGGGTGACAAACAGTCGAACCTGAGTGCTGCCTTGCAAAGAAAAGCGCAATCCATCACCCATACACCGGATATCGCCTCACAGAAATCAATGAAGCATCTGGGCACCTTTACACAATCCTACGGCATGCGACTCGCCGAGGAATTTGCCCTACTGGCTGCCGTTGATATCAGTGATGAGCCCGACGGCTCCGTCTCTCTTGAGATCAGCAAACTCAAGCCCGGCGTAAAATGGAACGACATTGCCGCTTTGAGACATCGATTGGGGCTCAGCTGA
- a CDS encoding D-alanyl-D-alanine carboxypeptidase family protein — MFKRFSRLMLLLIAATFSVQTAVQAQVYQTAAKHAYLIDWNSGSVLFSKDEDEQVPPASLAKLMTLEVVFHALKTGELTLESEFYISEHAWRDGGANSGGSTMFAKLGSMVPLDALLHGIIVQSGNDACIAVAEGMAGNEETFAQLMNKRAEDIGLTHSHFVNSTGLPADGQVVTAKDLAKLARHLIDDYPEYYHYFAIPEFTWNGITQHNRNPILGFTEGADGLKTGHTEAAGYGLVASAKRGDERLIAVLTGMKSKKERREEARKIMNWGFRAFTSQRIFDPDEEVAYASVFGGDKSEVLLVSERPVSLFMPRAQQGRLKARVYYDGPIKAPIEEGVEVATLKVWNDDKLIYEAPLITGESVGRGTTTQRAVGALKELVLGWF, encoded by the coding sequence ATGTTTAAAAGATTTTCCCGTCTTATGCTTCTGCTTATAGCGGCCACTTTTTCGGTTCAAACCGCGGTGCAGGCACAGGTCTATCAGACAGCGGCGAAACACGCCTATTTGATAGACTGGAATTCCGGCTCGGTACTCTTTTCCAAAGACGAGGATGAACAGGTTCCCCCCGCATCCCTAGCCAAATTGATGACGCTTGAGGTGGTGTTCCATGCCTTAAAAACCGGCGAACTGACCCTTGAGTCAGAATTCTACATTTCCGAGCATGCCTGGCGTGATGGCGGCGCCAATTCCGGCGGCTCGACCATGTTCGCAAAGCTGGGCTCCATGGTTCCGCTTGATGCGCTGCTCCACGGCATCATCGTGCAGTCTGGCAATGACGCATGCATCGCGGTTGCCGAGGGCATGGCTGGAAACGAAGAAACCTTTGCGCAATTGATGAACAAGCGTGCCGAGGACATTGGCCTTACGCATTCTCATTTTGTGAACTCTACGGGACTGCCAGCAGACGGGCAGGTGGTTACGGCAAAGGACCTAGCCAAACTCGCCCGCCATCTTATTGATGACTATCCCGAGTATTATCACTATTTTGCCATTCCCGAATTTACCTGGAACGGTATCACACAGCATAACCGCAACCCGATCCTCGGCTTCACAGAAGGAGCCGATGGTCTCAAAACCGGCCATACGGAAGCGGCTGGCTATGGCCTTGTAGCCTCGGCCAAACGCGGTGACGAACGCCTGATTGCTGTGTTGACCGGCATGAAATCCAAGAAAGAACGGCGCGAAGAAGCCCGCAAGATAATGAATTGGGGCTTCAGGGCCTTCACCTCTCAACGCATTTTTGATCCGGATGAAGAAGTCGCCTATGCAAGCGTCTTCGGCGGAGACAAGTCCGAAGTCCTGCTGGTCAGCGAGCGCCCCGTCAGCCTCTTTATGCCGCGGGCGCAGCAAGGCCGCCTCAAGGCCCGTGTCTATTATGATGGCCCGATCAAGGCCCCGATTGAAGAGGGGGTCGAGGTTGCAACGCTCAAGGTCTGGAACGATGACAAGCTGATCTATGAGGCTCCTCTTATCACGGGAGAGAGCGTTGGACGCGGAACAACAACCCAACGCGCAGTCGGAGCGTTGAAAGAACTTGTGCTTGGTTGGTTCTGA
- the tmk gene encoding dTMP kinase yields MALGKFITFEGGEGVGKSTQIRLLAERLAQSGIDCIQTREPGGSSKAEAVRELLLSGTIADMGIPPSGEAVLFAAARADHVDTKIRPALEQGQWVLCDRFMDSTRIYQGENKEVSEELVNMLERLAIDGVKPDITFILDLRAEIGMARANSRRAEGEAADRFEREDLTVHENRRNAFLSLAYKDQQRCKVIDASQSIDEIAQDIWQVVDRELLSKEQGAETDPQASSAPSDQTTDTSNES; encoded by the coding sequence ATGGCGCTTGGAAAATTTATCACCTTTGAGGGCGGCGAGGGCGTTGGCAAGTCGACGCAAATCCGCCTTCTTGCCGAACGGTTAGCTCAAAGCGGCATTGATTGCATCCAGACCCGCGAGCCCGGCGGCTCAAGCAAGGCCGAAGCCGTGCGGGAATTGCTTCTCTCAGGCACAATTGCAGACATGGGCATTCCACCAAGTGGCGAAGCTGTGCTTTTTGCCGCAGCCCGCGCCGATCATGTGGACACCAAAATACGACCTGCACTGGAGCAGGGACAATGGGTTCTGTGCGATCGCTTCATGGATTCCACCCGCATCTATCAAGGTGAAAACAAAGAGGTTTCCGAAGAGCTGGTGAATATGCTCGAGCGCCTCGCCATTGATGGCGTAAAGCCCGACATCACCTTCATCCTCGATCTTCGGGCGGAAATCGGCATGGCGCGCGCCAATAGTCGCAGAGCCGAAGGCGAAGCTGCTGACCGGTTTGAGCGCGAAGACCTGACCGTGCATGAGAACCGACGCAATGCTTTCCTGTCCCTTGCCTATAAGGATCAGCAGCGGTGCAAGGTGATCGATGCCTCCCAATCAATCGATGAAATCGCACAGGATATCTGGCAGGTTGTCGACCGTGAATTGTTGTCAAAAGAGCAGGGGGCCGAAACAGACCCTCAAGCCTCTTCTGCCCCGTCAGACCAGACAACTGATACTTCAAACGAGAGTTAA
- a CDS encoding DNA polymerase III subunit delta': MAEADLDFPIYDILPDLEPPHRQRLFFGHTEEEQKFLSSWQSGKMHHAWLLTGPKGIGKATFAFRAARFIFNEGMASQGGGLLGDMAAPTNLDSPDDSQAVHLVTNLAHPNLLVIDRPYDQKSKRFKTEITVDEVRRTVRFFGSTAGEKTWRVCIVDPADDLNNNAANALLKILEEPPVRTLFFLISHAPGRLLPTIRSRCRRLGFSPLENSALGEAIAGLGIAEGADTIEQLSQSCDGSIRKAAELQSDEGLVLIHAFERMLAPPYNPDYETLNAFAETVAQRGKDERFDGFSDLVHRYLSRQLHERSGIEGTRGADLYPLARVWDEAREQIQQTRIFNLDKKQTVIEVMRMLAKASRGER, from the coding sequence ATGGCGGAAGCAGATCTGGATTTTCCGATTTATGATATCTTACCCGATCTGGAGCCACCACATCGGCAGCGGCTCTTCTTTGGCCATACGGAAGAAGAACAGAAATTCCTGTCGTCCTGGCAATCCGGAAAAATGCATCATGCGTGGCTTCTGACTGGCCCCAAGGGGATCGGCAAAGCTACATTTGCTTTCCGCGCAGCCCGCTTCATCTTCAATGAGGGAATGGCCTCTCAAGGTGGTGGACTCTTGGGCGACATGGCAGCCCCAACGAACTTGGATAGTCCGGATGACAGCCAGGCCGTGCATCTTGTTACCAATCTGGCCCACCCGAACCTTCTGGTAATCGACAGGCCTTATGACCAGAAATCAAAGCGTTTCAAAACGGAAATCACCGTCGATGAAGTGAGAAGAACGGTCCGCTTCTTCGGCTCCACAGCTGGCGAGAAAACCTGGCGTGTCTGTATCGTCGACCCGGCAGATGACCTCAACAACAATGCTGCCAATGCGCTCTTGAAAATCCTTGAAGAACCGCCCGTCCGCACGCTCTTCTTTCTGATCTCCCACGCTCCAGGCCGTTTACTGCCGACCATAAGGTCGCGCTGTCGACGACTTGGCTTTTCGCCGCTCGAAAATTCGGCCCTCGGTGAAGCCATTGCGGGTCTTGGCATCGCCGAAGGTGCCGACACGATAGAACAGCTCAGCCAGAGCTGCGATGGGTCTATCCGCAAGGCCGCTGAGCTTCAATCAGATGAAGGTCTGGTGCTCATTCATGCATTTGAGCGCATGCTGGCGCCTCCGTATAATCCCGATTATGAAACGCTAAATGCCTTCGCAGAAACCGTGGCCCAACGCGGCAAAGACGAACGCTTTGATGGTTTTTCCGATCTGGTTCATCGCTATCTCAGCCGCCAATTGCATGAAAGAAGCGGCATTGAAGGCACGAGAGGCGCGGATCTGTATCCACTTGCCCGCGTCTGGGATGAAGCGCGAGAACAGATCCAGCAGACCCGCATTTTCAATCTGGACAAAAAGCAAACCGTTATAGAAGTCATGCGCATGTTGGCAAAAGCATCTCGAGGTGAGCGGTAA
- the metG gene encoding methionine--tRNA ligase has protein sequence MTDKSPFFISTAISYPNGAPHIGHAYEMMATDSMARFKRLDGYPVFFITGTDEHGQKMQQTAEKFGMTAAQLADQNAPVFEKMAKALNLSNDDFIRTTQPRHYEASKAIWKAMEANGDIYLDSYAGWYSVRDEAYYAESETEVREDGVRYGPQGSPVEWTEEESYFFRLSAYEDKLLALYEAEPDFMGPSERRNEVISFVKGGLRDLSISRTTFDWGIPVPGNDKHVMYVWVDALTNYITALGYPNIDADKFKAFWGNATHIIGKDIIRFHTVYWPAFLMSAGLDIPGRVFAHGFLFNRGEKMSKSVGNVIDPFGLIEEYGLDQTRFFFLREVPFGQDGNYSHEAIVNRTNADLANDLGNLASRSLSMIAKNCDKALPEPGAFSNEDQAMLDQADAMLEKCREFMDKQLIHKALETIWDVVGEANRYFASQEPWALRKTDPARMNTVLYVTAEIIRQVGILAQPYIPESAEKLLDLFALPSDKRDFASLGPVGRLAAGTPIDKPSPVFPRYVEKTEENEA, from the coding sequence ATGACTGACAAATCTCCGTTTTTCATCTCCACAGCTATCTCTTATCCCAATGGCGCTCCACATATCGGGCACGCCTATGAAATGATGGCAACGGACTCGATGGCACGCTTCAAACGCCTTGATGGATATCCGGTCTTTTTCATCACCGGCACCGATGAGCATGGCCAGAAAATGCAGCAGACGGCCGAAAAATTCGGTATGACGGCAGCCCAGCTGGCTGACCAGAATGCACCCGTCTTCGAAAAAATGGCCAAAGCACTCAACCTGTCCAACGATGATTTCATCCGCACCACGCAGCCGCGCCATTATGAAGCTTCCAAAGCCATCTGGAAGGCTATGGAAGCCAATGGTGATATCTATCTGGATAGCTACGCTGGCTGGTATTCGGTACGCGATGAAGCTTACTATGCTGAAAGCGAAACAGAAGTCCGAGAAGATGGCGTGCGCTACGGTCCTCAAGGCTCTCCGGTTGAATGGACTGAAGAAGAAAGCTACTTCTTCCGCCTGTCTGCTTATGAAGACAAGTTGCTGGCCCTTTACGAGGCTGAGCCCGATTTCATGGGCCCATCCGAGCGCCGCAACGAAGTTATCAGTTTTGTGAAAGGCGGCTTGCGCGATCTTTCCATTTCCCGCACAACCTTTGACTGGGGCATTCCGGTGCCAGGCAATGACAAGCATGTCATGTATGTGTGGGTCGATGCGTTGACCAACTATATCACAGCGCTGGGCTATCCCAATATCGATGCAGACAAGTTTAAGGCTTTCTGGGGCAACGCGACCCACATCATCGGCAAGGATATCATTCGCTTTCATACAGTTTACTGGCCAGCATTCCTGATGTCTGCAGGCCTTGATATCCCCGGACGCGTCTTTGCTCACGGCTTCCTGTTCAACCGCGGCGAAAAGATGTCCAAATCCGTCGGCAATGTGATCGACCCGTTCGGCCTCATTGAAGAATATGGTCTGGACCAGACTCGCTTCTTCTTCCTACGCGAAGTGCCGTTTGGTCAGGATGGCAACTACAGCCACGAAGCGATCGTCAACCGCACCAATGCTGATCTAGCCAACGACCTTGGCAACCTTGCCAGCCGATCGCTTTCCATGATCGCAAAGAACTGCGACAAGGCTCTGCCCGAGCCGGGCGCATTCAGCAACGAGGATCAGGCAATGCTCGATCAGGCTGACGCCATGCTCGAAAAATGTCGTGAATTCATGGACAAGCAGTTGATTCACAAGGCGCTTGAAACCATATGGGATGTAGTGGGCGAAGCGAACCGCTATTTCGCAAGCCAGGAACCTTGGGCACTGCGCAAGACTGATCCAGCCCGGATGAACACCGTGCTTTACGTTACGGCTGAGATCATTCGTCAGGTCGGCATTCTTGCTCAGCCTTATATTCCGGAATCGGCAGAAAAGCTGCTTGATCTCTTTGCTCTTCCATCTGACAAGCGCGATTTCGCGTCTCTTGGTCCGGTCGGTCGCCTGGCAGCAGGCACCCCGATTGACAAGCCAAGCCCTGTATTCCCGCGCTATGTCGAAAAAACCGAAGAAAACGAGGCATAG